One window of Mediterraneibacter gnavus ATCC 29149 genomic DNA carries:
- a CDS encoding PHP domain-containing protein, whose product MLLEKKITRFSLTDYDTIDGIQKARMLSRDRITFISGIEFTCQEKTPDAVSLPFSIHLLGYGFDENDPDLIKALEARKQRVLEVFESLLNAANISIEQAIRLIHKAGGRAVWAHPLFVYRNFEKRKLEKEEIQVILQYLKTCGLDGIEANYSAFDSSEKEWIYRVVQDAKLFCTSGSDFHGSKGRDFMGMKVLHEDWIG is encoded by the coding sequence ATGTTGTTGGAGAAGAAGATCACAAGGTTTTCTCTGACGGATTACGATACGATTGACGGAATCCAAAAAGCAAGGATGCTTAGCAGAGATCGGATCACATTTATTTCCGGGATTGAATTTACATGCCAGGAGAAGACTCCGGATGCGGTTTCTCTGCCATTTTCCATTCATCTGCTCGGCTATGGCTTTGATGAGAATGATCCGGATCTGATCAAAGCACTGGAGGCGCGAAAACAGAGGGTTCTGGAAGTGTTTGAGTCTTTGTTGAATGCCGCTAATATTTCAATAGAGCAGGCAATCCGATTGATTCATAAAGCCGGGGGACGTGCTGTGTGGGCACATCCCCTCTTTGTTTATCGCAATTTTGAAAAACGAAAATTGGAAAAAGAAGAAATTCAGGTGATTCTGCAATATTTAAAAACGTGCGGTCTGGACGGAATAGAAGCAAATTATTCAGCATTTGATTCTTCTGAAAAAGAATGGATATATAGGGTGGTGCAGGATGCAAAGTTATTTTGTACATCCGGCAGCGATTTCCATGGATCCAAGGGAAGGGACTTCATGGGAATGAAAGTATTGCATGAAGATTGGATCGGGTAA
- a CDS encoding substrate-binding domain-containing protein → MTRKLRAVIPTILCVALAASACSKKEETPTFTGDKTEEPSYQANLDFVTPAAYSNIQGLNLEPGTYISIIGKDESSSYWKEVKKGVEQAVKDLNKTLGYSGEDKIKATFNAPDGEDIDEQVNILDEELARYPDALGIASIDEDACKVQFDAAAENGIPVIALDSGNTYQGIQCTVKTNNTEAAKTVAYQLCNGIEDAGEVLLLASDSNSEVAKERLAGFQEEIKSGHPNVQIVDTIYCDQMDDLKKEIAEQKNAAKKAEEPEITADDLSDEDVILYYMEQHPNLKGMFGTNVTAVQLGLSALKEAEKTDEIVLTGFDAGEAQIEALKNGEIEGLAVQNPFGIGYASVVAAARSILQTGNEALVDTGYVWVTNENMEDASIKNMLYK, encoded by the coding sequence ATGACAAGAAAATTAAGAGCAGTGATACCGACGATCTTGTGTGTTGCCCTGGCAGCCAGTGCCTGCAGCAAAAAGGAGGAGACTCCGACTTTTACAGGAGATAAGACTGAGGAGCCTTCGTATCAGGCTAATCTGGATTTTGTGACACCGGCAGCTTACAGCAATATACAGGGGCTTAATCTGGAGCCGGGTACTTATATATCGATCATCGGAAAGGATGAGAGCTCGTCTTATTGGAAAGAAGTAAAAAAAGGTGTGGAACAGGCGGTAAAGGATCTGAATAAGACTCTTGGATATAGTGGGGAAGATAAGATCAAGGCAACCTTTAATGCACCGGACGGAGAGGATATTGATGAACAGGTCAATATTCTGGATGAAGAACTGGCGCGGTATCCGGATGCGTTAGGAATCGCAAGTATTGATGAGGATGCATGTAAGGTACAGTTTGATGCGGCAGCAGAGAATGGGATTCCGGTCATTGCTCTGGACTCCGGAAATACGTATCAGGGAATCCAGTGTACTGTAAAGACGAACAATACAGAGGCTGCAAAAACAGTCGCATATCAGCTGTGCAATGGAATTGAGGATGCGGGAGAGGTTCTGCTTCTGGCGTCTGACAGTAATTCGGAAGTGGCAAAAGAGCGTTTGGCAGGATTTCAGGAAGAAATCAAGAGCGGACATCCGAATGTGCAGATTGTAGATACGATTTACTGTGACCAGATGGATGATCTGAAAAAAGAGATTGCAGAGCAAAAGAATGCTGCAAAGAAGGCAGAGGAACCAGAGATCACAGCAGATGATCTCAGCGATGAAGATGTGATCCTGTATTATATGGAACAGCATCCAAATCTCAAAGGAATGTTCGGAACGAATGTTACGGCAGTGCAGCTTGGATTGTCAGCCTTGAAAGAGGCAGAAAAGACAGATGAAATTGTTCTTACAGGATTTGATGCCGGAGAAGCTCAGATCGAGGCATTGAAAAATGGGGAGATTGAAGGGCTTGCAGTGCAGAATCCATTTGGAATTGGTTATGCTTCTGTAGTGGCAGCAGCAAGGAGTATCCTTCAGACAGGAAACGAAGCTCTTGTGGATACAGGATATGTGTGGGTGACAAACGAGAATATGGAAGATGCGTCCATTAAAAATATGCTCTATAAATAG
- a CDS encoding DUF362 domain-containing protein, with protein MAHVISDECVSCGSCEGECPVGAISEGDGKYEIDADACVDCGACEAACPTGAISAE; from the coding sequence ATGGCACACGTAATTAGTGATGAATGTGTAAGCTGTGGTTCTTGCGAAGGCGAATGTCCAGTAGGAGCTATCTCCGAAGGCGATGGCAAATACGAAATCGATGCTGATGCTTGCGTTGACTGCGGAGCATGTGAAGCTGCCTGTCCTACAGGTGCTATTTCAGCAGAGTAA
- a CDS encoding helix-turn-helix domain-containing protein — MGEVRFMISEAAKQVHVESHVLRYWEEELELVIGRTEMGHRYYTEDDIQLFCCIKKLKDAGMLLKDLKPLIPELKSTKLKLQKTEALKKAALKKETAASTVSAPAAVSAPAAVSTPAAISEAEVVPVTQLEQVRSLIGDVLTEVVVSNNEELKKDISKSVTTDVIREMDFLFQAKERQEEEHFRKLDTLIRQQQANRKEAAREHPLGRLKNMFNHC, encoded by the coding sequence ATGGGCGAGGTCAGATTTATGATTTCTGAAGCGGCAAAACAGGTTCATGTAGAATCTCACGTTCTGCGTTACTGGGAGGAAGAGCTTGAGCTTGTCATCGGACGCACAGAAATGGGACATCGATATTATACCGAAGATGATATACAACTCTTTTGCTGTATTAAAAAACTAAAAGATGCCGGAATGCTTTTAAAGGACTTAAAGCCTCTCATTCCGGAATTAAAATCAACCAAACTGAAGCTTCAAAAGACAGAGGCATTAAAAAAAGCAGCTCTGAAAAAAGAAACGGCCGCCTCGACTGTTTCAGCTCCTGCTGCGGTTTCCGCTCCGGCGGCTGTGTCAACTCCAGCAGCCATCTCCGAAGCAGAAGTCGTGCCGGTCACTCAACTGGAACAGGTCCGTTCTCTAATCGGAGATGTATTGACAGAGGTCGTCGTGTCCAACAATGAAGAATTAAAAAAAGACATCAGTAAGTCTGTCACTACTGATGTCATACGAGAAATGGACTTCCTCTTCCAGGCAAAAGAACGGCAGGAAGAAGAACATTTCCGCAAACTGGACACGCTGATCCGCCAGCAGCAGGCGAACCGCAAAGAGGCGGCCCGCGAACATCCGCTCGGCAGATTAAAAAATATGTTCAATCACTGCTGA
- the dnaB gene encoding replicative DNA helicase yields MEAAIKRILPHSTEAEQAVVGAMLMDKDAIMVAAEMLTGEDFYQSAYGMLFDAMVELFQAGKPVDLITLQEHLKEKNAPPEISGLEFARELLVNAQTSANIKYYAEIVREKATLRKMIKINEEIANNCYLENQPLDVIMDAAEKRIFELAQHGNSQEYTPIKQVVLNALEVIEKASKTKGTVTGIPTGFIDLDYKLSGLQRSDLILVAARPSMGKTAFVLNIAQHVAFRQEKAVAIFSLEMSKEQLVNRLFSLEAHVDAQILRTGNLKDSDWEKLIEGAGTIGKSKLIIDDTSGISITEMRSKCRKYKLEHGLDLIIIDYLQLMSGSGGRSNESRQQEISEISRSLKGLARELNVPVIALSQLSRAVEQRTDKRPMLSDLRESGAIEQDADVCMFIYREDYYIPDTEDKNIAEIIIAKQRNGPVGTVRLAWMPQYTRFGNELRQDQQ; encoded by the coding sequence ATGGAAGCAGCGATTAAACGAATATTGCCCCACAGCACAGAAGCGGAGCAGGCGGTTGTGGGCGCCATGCTGATGGATAAAGATGCAATTATGGTCGCAGCTGAGATGCTTACAGGGGAGGATTTCTATCAGAGTGCATACGGAATGCTGTTTGATGCGATGGTAGAATTGTTTCAGGCAGGGAAGCCGGTGGATCTGATCACACTGCAGGAGCATTTGAAAGAGAAAAATGCTCCGCCGGAGATCAGCGGACTGGAGTTTGCAAGAGAACTTCTGGTCAACGCCCAGACCTCGGCAAATATTAAGTATTACGCAGAGATTGTCCGCGAAAAAGCAACTCTTCGGAAGATGATCAAGATCAATGAAGAGATTGCAAACAACTGTTATCTGGAGAATCAACCGCTGGATGTGATCATGGATGCTGCGGAAAAGCGGATTTTTGAACTGGCGCAGCATGGCAACAGCCAGGAATACACGCCAATTAAGCAGGTTGTTTTAAATGCGCTGGAAGTGATAGAAAAAGCGTCTAAGACAAAAGGAACGGTAACCGGAATTCCGACAGGCTTCATTGATCTGGATTACAAACTCTCCGGTCTGCAGCGTTCGGATCTGATCCTGGTGGCGGCGCGTCCGTCTATGGGAAAGACAGCGTTTGTACTGAACATTGCCCAGCATGTGGCGTTCCGTCAGGAGAAGGCCGTTGCCATCTTCAGTCTTGAGATGTCCAAAGAACAGCTTGTAAATCGTCTGTTCTCTTTGGAGGCTCATGTGGATGCGCAGATACTGAGAACCGGAAACCTGAAAGATTCGGATTGGGAAAAACTGATCGAAGGTGCCGGTACGATCGGAAAATCAAAACTGATCATTGACGATACTTCGGGTATTTCTATTACAGAGATGCGTTCCAAGTGCCGTAAGTACAAGTTAGAGCACGGTCTGGATCTGATCATCATCGACTACCTGCAGTTGATGAGCGGAAGTGGTGGAAGAAGCAATGAAAGCCGTCAGCAGGAGATTTCCGAGATCTCCCGTTCTCTAAAAGGACTGGCAAGAGAATTGAATGTTCCGGTGATCGCATTGTCTCAGTTGAGCCGTGCGGTAGAACAGAGAACGGACAAACGCCCGATGCTTTCCGACCTTCGTGAGTCCGGAGCCATCGAGCAGGATGCCGATGTCTGTATGTTTATCTATCGTGAGGATTATTATATTCCTGATACAGAAGACAAAAATATTGCGGAAATCATCATTGCAAAACAGAGAAACGGTCCGGTTGGAACCGTCAGACTGGCATGGATGCCGCAGTACACCCGTTTTGGAAATGAACTTCGTCAGGATCAGCAGTGA
- the rplI gene encoding 50S ribosomal protein L9 yields the protein MKVILLQDVKALGKKGEVVNVNDGYARNFILPKKLGVEANGKNLNDLKLQKNNEAKVAQEHLDAAKKLAEELKAGKVVLTMKVGEGGRTFGSVSSKEIAEAVKEQMHLDIDKKKIQLKEQIKTLGTHIVSVKLHPEVTAELNVSVKEA from the coding sequence ATGAAAGTGATTTTATTACAGGATGTAAAAGCTCTTGGAAAAAAAGGAGAGGTTGTCAATGTAAATGACGGATATGCGAGAAACTTTATTCTGCCGAAAAAGCTTGGGGTAGAAGCAAACGGGAAAAATCTCAATGACCTGAAGCTGCAGAAGAACAATGAAGCCAAGGTTGCACAGGAGCACCTGGATGCAGCGAAAAAACTGGCAGAGGAACTCAAAGCAGGAAAAGTCGTACTTACCATGAAAGTCGGTGAAGGCGGAAGAACATTCGGTTCTGTTTCCAGCAAGGAGATTGCAGAGGCAGTCAAAGAGCAGATGCATCTGGATATTGATAAAAAGAAGATTCAGCTGAAAGAGCAGATCAAAACACTGGGAACACATATCGTATCTGTAAAACTGCATCCGGAAGTGACAGCAGAGTTGAATGTTTCCGTGAAAGAAGCATAA
- a CDS encoding DHH family phosphoesterase — MKNKNMRLKGQLRMYMQWPLIMTILLLAMNIWMYMTDQKAGLTMTVFVIIYAMIVGLLYFYNRSLILADLIQFSTQYKGIQNTLLKELTVPYAIILEDGHILWKNDRFSEIVDGREKFIQKIIPELNKGIFPKDDETRNELEITYKERDYQVELRRISLEGFSESERMLQIPKEKEYFIALYMRDVTELNSYIRENEDQRLIAGLIYIDNYDEVMESVEEVRQSLLVALIDRKINKYINDVDGIVKKLENDKYFFVVKKESYRKFEADKFSLLEEVKQVNIGNARSATLSIGLGLNTATYALSYNYARMAIDLALARGGDQAVIKDCKGITYFGGKKEQTAKNTRVKARVKAEALREFIVAKDQVIVMGHKISDPDSFGACMGIYRAAVAMEKKAHIVINDVSTSIKPLYDEIAQSSVYGKDIFLTSGEALDYISDSAMVVVVDTNKPQMTECPELLKRSKTIAVLDHHRQSSTVIDNAVLSYIEPYSSSTCEMVAEVLQYIVDDIKVPSIEADCLYAGIMIDTRNFMNRTGVRTFEAAAYLRRCGADITRVRKMFRDDMESYRAKAEAMRMAEVYREQYAIAECPSDIASPTVLAAQTANELLDINGIKASFVLTVYNGRIFLSARSIDEVNVQIIAEKLGGGGHINSAGAQFEHTNVKEAIEALKVTIDQMIEEGDI; from the coding sequence ATGAAGAACAAAAACATGCGTTTAAAAGGGCAGCTGAGGATGTACATGCAGTGGCCGCTGATCATGACGATCTTACTGTTGGCAATGAATATCTGGATGTATATGACGGATCAAAAAGCCGGACTTACGATGACGGTATTCGTCATTATTTATGCAATGATCGTTGGATTGTTATATTTTTACAACCGCTCTCTTATTCTGGCAGATTTGATCCAGTTCTCAACACAGTACAAGGGAATTCAGAACACGCTGTTAAAGGAACTGACCGTTCCCTATGCGATCATTCTGGAGGATGGACATATTTTATGGAAGAACGACCGTTTTTCGGAAATCGTGGATGGAAGAGAAAAGTTTATCCAGAAGATAATCCCGGAATTGAACAAGGGAATTTTTCCGAAGGATGATGAGACCAGAAATGAGCTGGAGATCACATATAAGGAGCGGGATTATCAGGTGGAGCTGCGCAGGATTTCCCTGGAGGGCTTCAGCGAGAGCGAGCGGATGCTGCAGATTCCGAAAGAAAAAGAGTATTTTATCGCACTTTATATGAGAGATGTGACAGAACTGAATTCTTACATCCGTGAAAATGAAGATCAGAGGCTTATTGCCGGGCTGATCTACATTGACAACTATGATGAAGTGATGGAGAGTGTGGAAGAAGTCCGTCAGTCTCTTTTGGTCGCTCTGATCGACAGAAAGATCAATAAGTATATCAATGATGTGGACGGAATTGTAAAAAAACTGGAGAATGATAAATATTTCTTTGTTGTGAAAAAAGAAAGCTACCGTAAGTTTGAAGCAGATAAGTTTTCTCTCCTGGAAGAAGTTAAGCAGGTCAACATCGGAAATGCCCGATCCGCTACTTTGAGCATCGGGTTAGGACTGAATACAGCAACTTATGCGCTGAGTTACAATTATGCCCGTATGGCGATCGATCTTGCACTGGCAAGAGGAGGAGACCAGGCGGTGATCAAGGATTGTAAAGGAATCACGTATTTTGGTGGCAAGAAAGAGCAGACAGCTAAAAATACGAGAGTAAAAGCCCGTGTTAAAGCAGAGGCACTCAGAGAGTTCATTGTGGCAAAGGATCAGGTCATTGTCATGGGACATAAGATTTCAGATCCGGACTCCTTTGGAGCGTGTATGGGAATTTACAGAGCTGCTGTTGCTATGGAAAAGAAGGCGCATATCGTGATCAACGACGTGAGTACCTCGATCAAACCTCTGTATGATGAGATCGCGCAGAGCAGTGTGTATGGAAAAGATATTTTCCTGACTTCCGGGGAAGCGCTGGATTATATTTCAGACAGCGCTATGGTCGTGGTGGTAGATACGAACAAACCACAGATGACAGAGTGTCCGGAACTTTTAAAGAGATCTAAGACCATTGCGGTGCTGGATCATCATCGGCAGAGCAGTACGGTGATCGACAATGCGGTCCTGTCCTATATTGAGCCGTATTCGTCCTCCACCTGTGAGATGGTGGCAGAAGTCCTACAGTATATTGTGGATGATATCAAGGTGCCGTCCATTGAGGCAGACTGCCTGTATGCAGGAATCATGATCGATACGAGGAATTTTATGAACCGTACCGGTGTCCGTACATTTGAGGCGGCGGCATATTTAAGACGCTGCGGAGCGGACATTACCCGGGTCAGAAAGATGTTCCGGGACGATATGGAGTCTTACCGTGCCAAGGCAGAGGCGATGCGTATGGCAGAGGTCTACAGAGAACAGTATGCCATTGCAGAGTGTCCGAGTGACATTGCAAGTCCGACGGTACTGGCGGCACAGACAGCAAATGAGCTGCTGGATATCAATGGTATCAAGGCATCTTTTGTGCTGACAGTGTATAATGGAAGGATTTTCCTGAGCGCACGTTCTATAGACGAAGTAAACGTGCAGATCATAGCGGAAAAACTGGGCGGAGGCGGTCATATCAATTCAGCCGGCGCACAGTTTGAACATACAAACGTAAAAGAGGCGATCGAGGCGCTAAAGGTAACGATCGACCAGATGATAGAGGAAGGAGATATATAA
- a CDS encoding AI-2E family transporter has translation MNLNKENLKKIRGLIVFTVILLIALWNYSLILDVLGQGVGIVYPFLLGGAIAFVINVPMSFFEEKLFQNQMMKNKKVAQRLARPVSLIITLIVVVSVIGLVVFGVLPKLGDTFISIGKGIQSFMPKAQSWAEEIFHNNKEIKEWLDSLTLDWDKIINEVVKFFTSGASSVLGSTFVVARRIASGITTFVIAFVFACYILLQKEKLNIQIRKVMYAYMKEDLVKKVLDVCSLSYRTFSNFLTGQCLEAVILGTMFVICMGILQMPYAMLIGVLIAFTALIPIFGAFIGCVVGAFLILTVAPMKALVFVIMFLILQQIEGNLIYPRVVGSSVGLPSIWVLAAVSIGASLMGIVGMLVFIPIVSVLYALLRGDVYEHLEKKGIAVDRESGEIYRPKEPDVDES, from the coding sequence ATGAATCTAAACAAAGAAAATTTAAAAAAGATACGGGGACTGATCGTGTTTACAGTGATTCTTCTGATCGCATTGTGGAATTATTCATTAATTCTGGATGTGCTTGGACAGGGAGTGGGAATTGTATATCCGTTTCTTTTAGGCGGTGCAATTGCATTTGTGATCAATGTTCCGATGAGTTTTTTTGAAGAAAAGCTGTTTCAAAATCAAATGATGAAAAATAAAAAAGTGGCACAGAGGCTGGCGCGTCCGGTCAGTCTGATCATTACGCTGATCGTAGTAGTCAGTGTGATCGGGCTGGTGGTATTCGGAGTGCTTCCGAAGCTGGGGGACACTTTTATATCAATCGGGAAAGGGATACAGTCATTTATGCCGAAAGCGCAGAGCTGGGCAGAAGAGATTTTCCATAACAATAAGGAAATCAAGGAATGGCTGGACAGTCTGACGCTGGATTGGGACAAAATAATAAATGAAGTCGTGAAGTTTTTTACGAGTGGAGCGAGCAGCGTTCTTGGCTCTACGTTTGTAGTGGCAAGAAGGATTGCCAGTGGAATTACAACCTTTGTGATTGCGTTTGTTTTTGCGTGCTACATTTTGTTGCAGAAAGAAAAATTAAATATTCAGATCCGGAAAGTGATGTATGCATACATGAAAGAAGATCTGGTGAAAAAGGTTCTGGATGTTTGTTCTCTGAGTTACCGTACATTTTCGAATTTCCTGACAGGACAATGTCTGGAGGCCGTGATTCTGGGAACGATGTTTGTGATCTGTATGGGAATCCTGCAGATGCCATATGCGATGCTCATTGGTGTTCTGATCGCGTTTACTGCGCTGATTCCGATTTTCGGGGCATTTATTGGCTGCGTAGTGGGAGCATTTCTGATCCTGACGGTGGCGCCGATGAAGGCTTTGGTTTTTGTGATCATGTTCCTGATCCTTCAGCAGATCGAGGGAAATCTGATCTATCCGAGAGTGGTGGGCAGTTCTGTGGGACTTCCGTCTATCTGGGTGCTGGCAGCGGTCAGTATCGGAGCCAGTCTGATGGGAATCGTGGGAATGCTGGTTTTCATTCCAATCGTTTCCGTGCTGTATGCACTTCTCCGTGGGGATGTCTATGAGCATCTGGAAAAAAAGGGAATTGCTGTTGACCGGGAATCCGGTGAGATATATCGGCCGAAGGAACCGGATGTGGATGAAAGCTGA
- the rpsR gene encoding 30S ribosomal protein S18 codes for MAYEKGSRPEGGFKKRGPARRRKKVCVFCGKENNEIDYKDVAKLKKYVSERGKILPRRITGNCAKHQRALTVAIKRARHIALMPYVQD; via the coding sequence ATGGCTTACGAAAAAGGTAGCAGACCAGAAGGCGGCTTCAAAAAGAGAGGCCCTGCACGCAGAAGAAAAAAAGTTTGCGTATTCTGTGGAAAAGAGAATAACGAAATCGATTATAAAGATGTAGCAAAACTGAAAAAGTACGTTTCTGAAAGAGGAAAAATTCTTCCTAGAAGAATTACAGGAAACTGTGCAAAACATCAGAGAGCCCTTACAGTAGCAATCAAGAGAGCAAGACACATTGCTCTGATGCCATACGTACAGGACTAA
- a CDS encoding single-stranded DNA-binding protein: MNKVVLVGRLTRDPEVRYSQGDSATAVARYTVAVDRRFKRDGEPTADFIPCVVFGRSAEFAEKYFRQGMRISVSGRIQTGSYTNKDGVRVYTTEVIVEDQEFAESRAESEANRSSFQSSPAPGPAPSIDAGDGFMNIPDGIDEELPFN; the protein is encoded by the coding sequence ATGAATAAAGTGGTTTTGGTGGGTCGCTTGACAAGAGACCCGGAAGTTAGATATTCACAGGGTGACAGTGCAACTGCAGTTGCAAGATATACAGTAGCAGTAGACCGCAGATTCAAAAGAGATGGAGAACCGACTGCAGATTTTATTCCGTGTGTTGTGTTCGGACGTTCTGCTGAGTTTGCAGAGAAATATTTCCGTCAGGGTATGAGAATTTCCGTTTCCGGAAGAATCCAGACAGGAAGCTACACAAACAAAGACGGTGTGAGAGTCTACACAACAGAAGTGATTGTAGAGGATCAGGAATTTGCTGAGAGCAGAGCCGAAAGCGAAGCAAACAGAAGTTCATTCCAGTCTTCACCGGCACCTGGCCCGGCACCAAGTATTGATGCAGGGGACGGTTTCATGAACATTCCGGATGGAATCGACGAAGAATTACCGTTTAACTAA
- the rpsF gene encoding 30S ribosomal protein S6, whose protein sequence is MNKYELAVVVSAKIEDDARAAVIEKVKEMITRFGGNVTDVDEWGKRRFAYEIQKMKEGFYYFVHFESDASVPGEIEQRIRIMDNVLRYLCVRQEA, encoded by the coding sequence ATGAACAAGTATGAGTTAGCTGTTGTTGTCAGCGCAAAAATCGAAGACGATGCCAGAGCTGCTGTGATCGAGAAAGTAAAAGAGATGATCACACGTTTCGGTGGTAACGTAACAGACGTTGATGAATGGGGTAAGAGAAGATTCGCTTACGAAATTCAGAAAATGAAAGAAGGATTTTACTACTTCGTACACTTCGAGTCTGACGCGAGTGTTCCAGGTGAGATCGAACAGCGTATCCGCATCATGGACAACGTACTCAGATATTTATGCGTAAGACAGGAAGCATAA
- a CDS encoding DUF951 domain-containing protein: MADRFDVGDVIRMKKPHPCGSCEWEVLRVGADFRLKCQGCGHQIMVARRLVEKNTKEIKKKS, from the coding sequence ATGGCAGACAGATTTGATGTGGGAGATGTAATCCGGATGAAGAAGCCTCATCCGTGCGGCAGCTGTGAATGGGAGGTGCTGCGTGTGGGAGCTGATTTCCGACTGAAATGTCAGGGATGCGGACATCAGATCATGGTGGCGCGCAGGCTGGTAGAAAAGAATACAAAAGAAATTAAGAAAAAGTCTTGA
- the srtB gene encoding class B sortase: protein MKEKKQQKSKKKKGWDPLSLTVLLIALCVFVFSAYQLAMMMVPYYTGGEEYDEIKNLAIVSDKIGEGVEEAPKFQVDFDKLMQENPDTVAWLRFDQPSIISYPVVKSADNNEYLTKTFSANDNKLGAIFMDMRNQNDFSDRNTFIYGHNMKVGGEMFSQLNEYASEDFYKAHPYFYIYTPDRKTRTYEVFSARVVKDSAEVYNLNITTDEEFEAYLAECKSTSNYVTSPGVDRNSKIVSLSTCTNVNEDERFLLQGVLIKEE from the coding sequence ATGAAAGAAAAAAAGCAGCAGAAAAGTAAAAAGAAAAAAGGCTGGGATCCATTATCACTGACAGTGCTTCTGATCGCACTTTGTGTGTTTGTGTTTTCCGCGTATCAGCTGGCAATGATGATGGTTCCGTACTACACTGGCGGTGAGGAGTATGACGAGATCAAAAATCTTGCCATCGTCAGCGACAAGATTGGGGAGGGAGTGGAAGAAGCTCCGAAGTTTCAGGTGGATTTCGACAAATTGATGCAGGAAAATCCGGATACCGTGGCATGGCTGCGCTTTGACCAGCCGTCGATCATCAGCTATCCTGTTGTGAAGAGTGCAGATAATAACGAATATCTGACAAAGACGTTTTCCGCAAATGACAACAAACTGGGAGCAATTTTCATGGATATGCGCAATCAGAATGATTTCAGCGACCGGAATACGTTTATTTACGGACACAATATGAAAGTCGGAGGAGAGATGTTCTCCCAGCTGAATGAATATGCAAGTGAAGATTTTTATAAGGCGCATCCGTATTTCTATATTTACACACCGGACAGAAAGACACGGACTTACGAGGTCTTTTCTGCAAGAGTAGTGAAGGATTCGGCAGAAGTCTATAACCTGAATATTACGACAGATGAAGAGTTTGAAGCATATCTGGCAGAGTGTAAGAGTACGTCCAATTATGTGACGTCTCCGGGAGTGGACAGAAATTCCAAGATCGTCAGTCTTTCTACTTGTACAAATGTCAATGAAGATGAAAGATTTCTTCTGCAGGGAGTTTTGATCAAAGAGGAGTAG
- a CDS encoding lactate utilization protein: MDVRSMRNAVLGARVVNALKSRNMDAYYVETKEEAVAKALELMPKGSTISWGGTMSVAEAGLMDVIRNGDYTLYDRDQTETSKEREEMMHKAFFADFFLGSTNAVSEDGVLVNIDGVANRVAAYAYGPKNVLLIVGMNKVIKTQEDALHRARNEAAPINAQRFQKETPCVSGGTCFDCKKQGCICSQILITRYSQIPGRIKVILVNESLGF; this comes from the coding sequence ATGGATGTCAGAAGTATGAGAAACGCTGTCCTTGGGGCAAGGGTTGTGAATGCCTTAAAGAGCAGAAATATGGATGCATATTATGTAGAGACAAAGGAAGAGGCAGTCGCAAAAGCTCTGGAGCTGATGCCGAAGGGAAGTACGATCAGCTGGGGCGGAACGATGAGCGTGGCAGAAGCCGGACTGATGGATGTCATTCGAAACGGAGATTACACGTTATATGACAGAGATCAGACAGAGACGTCAAAAGAGAGAGAAGAAATGATGCATAAAGCATTTTTTGCCGATTTCTTTCTGGGCAGCACCAATGCAGTAAGTGAAGACGGCGTTCTTGTGAATATCGACGGTGTGGCGAACCGGGTGGCAGCCTATGCGTATGGTCCGAAGAATGTTCTTCTGATCGTGGGGATGAACAAGGTTATCAAGACACAGGAGGATGCACTGCACCGGGCAAGAAATGAGGCAGCGCCGATCAATGCGCAGCGGTTTCAGAAAGAGACGCCGTGTGTTTCGGGCGGAACCTGTTTTGACTGCAAGAAACAGGGATGTATCTGTTCTCAGATCTTAATTACAAGATACAGTCAGATTCCGGGAAGAATCAAAGTGATCCTGGTGAATGAGTCTCTGGGATTTTAA